Proteins encoded in a region of the Triticum dicoccoides isolate Atlit2015 ecotype Zavitan chromosome 3A, WEW_v2.0, whole genome shotgun sequence genome:
- the LOC119270972 gene encoding prostatic spermine-binding protein-like isoform X2: MFLAVPQEVLSGDTLMLSVWIDLAPPSAGAPNEVNYTTGQGIKEDAINFDDPDYIEFTEGPKGPLKANSEKDNEDKDNNKEHKKEEEEDDDDKEDGKEEVEEDDDNQPTVRAKHPCRDNVLEGASKKKKD, from the exons ATGTTCTTGGCGGTGCCCCAGGAGGTGCTCTCCGGCGACACGCTTATGCTCAGCGTCTGGATCGATCTTGCCCCACCTTCCGCCGGCGCTCCCAACGAAGTCAACTACACCACAGGCCAGGGCATCAAGGAGGATGCAATCAA TTTTGACGACCCCGACTATATCGAGTTCACGGAAGGGCCGAAGGGGCCCTTGAAGGCCAACTCGGAGAAGGACAATGAGGACAAGGATAACAACAAGGAGcataagaaggaggaggaggaggatgacgatGACAAGGAGGAtggcaaggaggaggtggaggaggacgacgacaaccAGCCGACGGTCCGTGCCAAGCATCCTTGCCGAGACAATGTCCTGGAGGGAGcatcaaagaagaagaaggactag
- the LOC119270972 gene encoding anaphase-promoting complex subunit 15-like isoform X1, translating to MFLAVPQEVLSGDTLMLSVWIDLAPPSAGAPNEVNYTTGQGIKEDAINALWMPSDLNSFDDPDYIEFTEGPKGPLKANSEKDNEDKDNNKEHKKEEEEDDDDKEDGKEEVEEDDDNQPTVRAKHPCRDNVLEGASKKKKD from the exons ATGTTCTTGGCGGTGCCCCAGGAGGTGCTCTCCGGCGACACGCTTATGCTCAGCGTCTGGATCGATCTTGCCCCACCTTCCGCCGGCGCTCCCAACGAAGTCAACTACACCACAGGCCAGGGCATCAAGGAGGATGCAATCAA TGCACTATGGATGCCCTCCGACCTCAACAGTTTTGACGACCCCGACTATATCGAGTTCACGGAAGGGCCGAAGGGGCCCTTGAAGGCCAACTCGGAGAAGGACAATGAGGACAAGGATAACAACAAGGAGcataagaaggaggaggaggaggatgacgatGACAAGGAGGAtggcaaggaggaggtggaggaggacgacgacaaccAGCCGACGGTCCGTGCCAAGCATCCTTGCCGAGACAATGTCCTGGAGGGAGcatcaaagaagaagaaggactag